A stretch of the Acyrthosiphon pisum isolate AL4f chromosome A2, pea_aphid_22Mar2018_4r6ur, whole genome shotgun sequence genome encodes the following:
- the LOC100573439 gene encoding uncharacterized protein LOC100573439 isoform X2 translates to MLTTKISVTYGKLKVAVGIYDLNFSKIKNTFTQILNVETIYIKESYNGKEGLFAEDIAVIVLENKVLMNNEVSPICIDWNDKYMVHNGDLGSVVFASEGEENETSNYSVLFGETVQFIDTRNCQKMFSTKDKHLLTFDKFCTTYYSRIEARFPDSGASVGFKHSNSYFLTGMMIMRHIGLNGNIAVFVDIRFYVQWIRGILNKHFTENSCVLPTVEGAIYSYEGF, encoded by the exons ATGTTAACTACGAAAATATCAGTAACATATGGAAAACTCAAAGTTGCTGTAGGAATctatgatttgaatttttcaaaaattaaaaatacatttactcaaatattgaat gtggaaacaatatacataaaggAAAGTTATAATGGAAAAGAAGGGTTATTTGCTGAAGATATAGCTGTTATTGTGTTAGAAAACAAAGTTTTGATGAACAATGAAGTTTCACCTATATGTATCGATTGGAATGATAAATATATGGTACACAATGGAGACTTAGGAAGTGTA GTTTTCGCTTCTGAAGGAGAGGAAAATGAAACATCAAATTATTCTGTTTTATTTGGAGAAACTGTTCAATTCATCGACACCAGaaattgtcaaaaaatgttttcaaccaAAGATAAACACTTACTGACTTTTGATAAGTTTTGTACGACTTATTATTCAA gaataGAAGCACGTTTCCCAGATAGTGGAGCAAGCGTAGGCTTTAAACACtctaattcttattttttaaccgGGATGATGATTATGAGGCATATAGGATTAAACGGTAATATCGCAGTTTTTGTGGACATTCGATTCTATGTTCAATGGATTCGTggaattttaaacaaacat TTCACAGAGAATTCATGCGTTTTACCAACTGTCGAAGGAGCTATATATTCTTATGAAGGTTTCTAA
- the LOC100573439 gene encoding modular serine protease isoform X1, which produces MKVSNEILSHGKLINLHRTVIEKCEQGYYKAHPIGFRFCQGKGKWLSSTEKLCFKMCPSLISDSLDIKCSYNGKYANCSNLSIPDTIATTSCKPFYSAPISQEDTQLELNCQANGMWNKQLYRCNPNCGRVYIINQVLIKNGKKALVGTAPWNVGIYQLNKKKTNYDLICGGSIIAPNLVISAAHCFWKKAMLSKKISITGGLYKVAVGKYDRNFTIIDNEFTQIINVEMIHMKEGYYGPTGFHAEDISIIVLQDRVSFSNDVSPVCIDWNGKYNMVNGDQGKVCL; this is translated from the exons ATGAAGGTTTCTAATGAAATTTTATCTCATGGGAAATTAATTAATCTTCATCGTACTGTTATTGAAAAGTGTGAGCAAGGATATTATAAGGCTCATCCCATAGGTTTTAGATTTTGTCAAGGAAAAGGAAAATGGTTATCGAGTACTGAGAAATTGTGTTTCA aaaTGTGTCCATCTCTAATATCAGATAGTTTGGATATTAAATGTAGCTACAATGGTAAGTATGCTAATTGTTCAAATTTATCGATACCTGATACAATAGCAACAACATCATGTAAGCCATTCTATTCTGCACCAATTTCACAAGAAGATACTCAGCTTGAATTAAATTGTCAGGCTAATGGGATGTGGAATAAGCAACTGTATAGATGCAATccaa atTGCGGTAGAGTATATATCATAAACCAAGTGTTGATCAAGAATGGTAAAAAAGCACTTGTTGGAACAGCACCTTGGAATGTAggaatatatcaattaaataaaaaaaaaaccaattatgaCTTGATATGTGGAGGATCAATTATTGCACCAAATTTGGTCATTTCTG cggctcattgtttttggaaaaaagcTATGTTATCtaagaaaatatcaataacgGGTGGTCTATACAAAGTTGCTGTTGGAAAATATGAtagaaattttacaataatagacAATGAatttactcaaataataaat gtGGAAATGATTCATATGAAAGAAGGTTATTATGGACCTACTGGATTTCATGCTGAAGATATATCTATTATTGTGTTACAAGACCGAGTTTCTTTTAGTAATGATGTTTCACCTGTTTGTATCGATTGGAATGGTAAATACAATATGGTCAATGGAGACCAAGGAAAGGTTTGTTTGTAG